The genome window ATCAGCTCTAAATAAGGCATGGGGAAGGCGATTCATCGGTTTTGACCAGGTATTTCCACCAACATGGAAGATGAGCTATACAGACTGGATTGATTGGAGAACTTTTACAAAAGATAATCTCATTGCTGAGCTTAAAAGGCGAATAAATACTATAAGAAAAGTAAGTAATAAACCTGTCATTGGACATTCATATGGTGGAAGTCAGGTGCAGAATAATGTTCTTCCGGCAATGGCTTTTGATGACTGGGATAATGCTAGTATTATGAACAAATGGGGATGCAGTGGTTTTGCAAGTCGGTATTCAGACACAGTAGGAATCTCCCTGGCAATGGATACTACAAGAAATGCTGGAAGAAATAAAGAAATCTGGCAGTCTGAACTGGGCTGCGGACAATTAGGTACAGGAATAAATCCAAAAGGAGAAATCTCTGGCAAACAATTTGCTATGTGGACATGGCTCAGTGTTGCACATGGAGCTAAAGGGGTGCTTTACTGGCAGTACAGGAAGGAAAGGCATGGAACGGAAGCTAATTCTCTTGGAATGGTGAATTTTAATGGCTCAAAACCAAATGAAAGCGGCAGAGAATTTATGAAAATTGCAGAGGTCTTGAAAAAGAATGAAAACTTGTTTCTAAACTGTAAAATCCCTGAGTCTGAGGTTGCAATCCTGTTCAGTCCACGGTCGTATGCAATATACTGGTGTAAAAATAACAATACGACAACAATCCCCTCTCAATGTTTATTAGGGTATTACAATTTATTCTGGGAGAAGAATATTCCATGTGATATTATCCATGAATTACATTGTAAAAAAGAAGATCTATATAAATACAAACTAATAGTTCTTCCTTTTCCCGTTGCTCTGGACAATAAAATAGTAGAAGTCCTGAAAGATTATATCCATAAAGGCGGTACTGTCTTTTCTGACCCGTTCTTATGTGCGTTTGACCAAAACTTCTGGCTGGATGAAGGAAATATTCCAGGGAGAGGATTTGATAAGATATTCAAACTGGAGAATAAAGATGTATTTAAATTAAATCAGGGAAGGAAAGAGGTTGTGGTTATTAATGGCAAAAAAATTCCAATCAAAAATAGCTATTTTGTTGAAAAATATAATCCTTCCGGATGCAGTATTGTAGCCGTATATGATGATAAATCTCCTGCCATAACAGTTAATAAATACGGCAAGGGCAAAGCTATAATGTGTGGAATTAATCTTGGATTATCAAATTGCTCAGCTGTAGACTTAGGAGACCCTGATAAAAAAAGCAATTTATCCTTAGGTTTAGAAAAAAAGCTTATCCACGAAGTCTTTAACAAAATATTGGATATTACGAATATTTCGAAACCTTTATTAAATCTACCCGATGGAATACGTTTTAGAATGCTTACAGGCAAAAATAATGAAGATGTGCTTTTTTTAATTAATAATAGTTCAAAGGCAGTCAGTATTTCTCTTAAACTTTTAGATTATTACAAAACTGCATTGAACATGTTATCCACTGATAGGGAAAATTGGATAAATAAGTCTGTAAAACTTAAGGGTTATGAAACGAGAATTTTTAAGCTCTGTAGATAAGGAAATAAAATGACCTCCAAAGAAAGAATGCTTATCGCGATGAAAAATGGCAAACCCGATATGGTACCTGTGGCACCGGATATATCCAATATGATTCCATGCAAGCTCACTGGCAAGCCTTTCTGGGATATTTATCTTTATAATAATCCTCCAAGA of bacterium contains these proteins:
- a CDS encoding beta-galactosidase translates to MFVYGVQYLRGETPRMDQWEKDFKNMKKMGVNTIRIWLLWNRLEIKEGVIDYDYLDKIFDLGDKYDIKIGCLFHLHAAPEWAICKYPEYYYVNVKGISFLPSPRSNTPSGGWPGLCYDNKEVQDITLNFISKVVSHIKDRESLSFWEPMNEPHMFYDDLNNDEYCYCEATKNAFRKWLKEKYPSISALNKAWGRRFIGFDQVFPPTWKMSYTDWIDWRTFTKDNLIAELKRRINTIRKVSNKPVIGHSYGGSQVQNNVLPAMAFDDWDNASIMNKWGCSGFASRYSDTVGISLAMDTTRNAGRNKEIWQSELGCGQLGTGINPKGEISGKQFAMWTWLSVAHGAKGVLYWQYRKERHGTEANSLGMVNFNGSKPNESGREFMKIAEVLKKNENLFLNCKIPESEVAILFSPRSYAIYWCKNNNTTTIPSQCLLGYYNLFWEKNIPCDIIHELHCKKEDLYKYKLIVLPFPVALDNKIVEVLKDYIHKGGTVFSDPFLCAFDQNFWLDEGNIPGRGFDKIFKLENKDVFKLNQGRKEVVVINGKKIPIKNSYFVEKYNPSGCSIVAVYDDKSPAITVNKYGKGKAIMCGINLGLSNCSAVDLGDPDKKSNLSLGLEKKLIHEVFNKILDITNISKPLLNLPDGIRFRMLTGKNNEDVLFLINNSSKAVSISLKLLDYYKTALNMLSTDRENWINKSVKLKGYETRIFKLCR